Proteins encoded in a region of the Benincasa hispida cultivar B227 chromosome 2, ASM972705v1, whole genome shotgun sequence genome:
- the LOC120071865 gene encoding uncharacterized protein LOC120071865 isoform X1: MAIKKLARILMKSRDNTVSLPTRDDPSLDDFRPIDSQAQEEMVRSFERANDQQSLLWRTVFAVFLFCYAAFLLYSIVQQVSSPWELRYHAYFMEDVDSWMIIAAATMSFKLCCQAMSGILLMSTIENSTDWVAILACTFSIVGIVSKSNYHRRWLWCSFFIGILLSVFWLYFMMSLPRFRWDVIWRPFGPLSGTGICLYVDHLLAESTEEIRKLRGYMYSYKAN; encoded by the exons ATGGCGATCAAGAAGTTAGCAAGAATTTTGATGAAATCTCGGGATAATACGGTGTCTCTTCCCACTCGGGATGATCCGTCCCTTGACGATTTTCGTCCCATTGACAGCCAAG CGCAAGAGGAGATGGTTCGTTCGTTCGAAAGGGCAAATGATCAACAGAGTCTTTTATGGAGG ACTGTGTTTGCGGTATTTCTTTTTTGCTACGCGGCTTTTcttctttactcaatcgttcaGCAGGTTTCTTCTCCGTGGGAGCTG CGTTATCATGCTTACTTCATGGAGGACGTTGATTCATGGATGATTATAGCAGCAG CCACCATGTCTTTTAAGTTATGCTGTCAGGCCATGTCTGGGATCTTGTTAATGTCCACAATTGAAAATTCGACAGATTGGGTTGCTATTTTAGCTTGTACATTTTCGATAGTTGGGATTGTGAGCAAGTCAAATTACCACCGACGATGGCTTTGGTGCTCATTCTTTATTGGCATCCTACTCTCAGTTTTCTGGCTATATTTCATGATGAG TTTGCCTAGGTTTCGATGGGATGTTATCTGGCGTCCTTTTGGTCCTCTCAG TGGTACTGGAATCTGTTTGTATGTAGATCATTTGCTAGCTGAATCGACCGAGGAAATACGAAAACTTAGAGGCTATATGTATTCTTATAAAGCTAACTGA
- the LOC120071865 gene encoding uncharacterized protein LOC120071865 isoform X2 → MAIKKLARILMKSRDNTVSLPTRDDPSLDDFRPIDSQAQEEMVRSFERANDQQSLLWRTVFAVFLFCYAAFLLYSIVQQVSSPWELRYHAYFMEDVDSWMIIAADWVAILACTFSIVGIVSKSNYHRRWLWCSFFIGILLSVFWLYFMMSLPRFRWDVIWRPFGPLSGTGICLYVDHLLAESTEEIRKLRGYMYSYKAN, encoded by the exons ATGGCGATCAAGAAGTTAGCAAGAATTTTGATGAAATCTCGGGATAATACGGTGTCTCTTCCCACTCGGGATGATCCGTCCCTTGACGATTTTCGTCCCATTGACAGCCAAG CGCAAGAGGAGATGGTTCGTTCGTTCGAAAGGGCAAATGATCAACAGAGTCTTTTATGGAGG ACTGTGTTTGCGGTATTTCTTTTTTGCTACGCGGCTTTTcttctttactcaatcgttcaGCAGGTTTCTTCTCCGTGGGAGCTG CGTTATCATGCTTACTTCATGGAGGACGTTGATTCATGGATGATTATAGCAGCAG ATTGGGTTGCTATTTTAGCTTGTACATTTTCGATAGTTGGGATTGTGAGCAAGTCAAATTACCACCGACGATGGCTTTGGTGCTCATTCTTTATTGGCATCCTACTCTCAGTTTTCTGGCTATATTTCATGATGAG TTTGCCTAGGTTTCGATGGGATGTTATCTGGCGTCCTTTTGGTCCTCTCAG TGGTACTGGAATCTGTTTGTATGTAGATCATTTGCTAGCTGAATCGACCGAGGAAATACGAAAACTTAGAGGCTATATGTATTCTTATAAAGCTAACTGA
- the LOC120071865 gene encoding uncharacterized protein LOC120071865 isoform X3 — MAIKKLARILMKSRDNTVSLPTRDDPSLDDFRPIDSQAQEEMVRSFERANDQQSLLWRTVFAVFLFCYAAFLLYSIVQQVSSPWELRYHAYFMEDVDSWMIIAAVCLGFDGMLSGVLLVLSVVLESVCM, encoded by the exons ATGGCGATCAAGAAGTTAGCAAGAATTTTGATGAAATCTCGGGATAATACGGTGTCTCTTCCCACTCGGGATGATCCGTCCCTTGACGATTTTCGTCCCATTGACAGCCAAG CGCAAGAGGAGATGGTTCGTTCGTTCGAAAGGGCAAATGATCAACAGAGTCTTTTATGGAGG ACTGTGTTTGCGGTATTTCTTTTTTGCTACGCGGCTTTTcttctttactcaatcgttcaGCAGGTTTCTTCTCCGTGGGAGCTG CGTTATCATGCTTACTTCATGGAGGACGTTGATTCATGGATGATTATAGCAGCAG TTTGCCTAGGTTTCGATGGGATGTTATCTGGCGTCCTTTTGGTCCTCTCAG TGGTACTGGAATCTGTTTGTATGTAG